The following are encoded together in the Rhizobium sp. SSA_523 genome:
- a CDS encoding response regulator, translating into MSLPRILVVDDEPQIQRFLKPALSAAGYEVIEAGTGGEALKAVATRSPDLVILDLGLPDMDGKDVIASLRGWSNVPIIILSARDRESEKVDALDLGADDYIEKPFGIGELTARIRTALRHGNRQDAIPTIVEADGLTIDPLRRRVSRAGGLVHLTPKEYDLLLLLARHAGRVVTHKMLLTSVWGPAHGDDLHYLRVFIGQLRQKIERNPTEPAIVRTEPGVGYRLISDQ; encoded by the coding sequence ATGAGCCTGCCCCGCATTCTGGTCGTCGACGACGAGCCGCAAATCCAGCGCTTCCTCAAACCCGCCCTGTCGGCTGCCGGCTATGAGGTGATCGAGGCCGGCACGGGCGGCGAGGCCTTGAAGGCCGTGGCAACCAGATCCCCGGATCTGGTCATCCTGGATCTCGGCCTGCCGGACATGGACGGCAAGGATGTCATTGCCAGCTTGCGCGGCTGGAGCAATGTGCCGATCATCATATTGTCGGCGCGGGACCGCGAATCCGAGAAGGTCGATGCGCTGGATCTCGGCGCCGACGATTACATCGAAAAGCCTTTCGGCATCGGTGAACTCACCGCGCGCATCCGCACGGCCCTGCGTCACGGCAATCGGCAGGATGCGATCCCCACCATCGTGGAGGCGGATGGTCTCACCATCGATCCCCTGCGGCGACGCGTGTCTCGGGCGGGCGGGCTCGTCCATCTCACGCCCAAGGAATATGATCTGCTATTGCTTCTGGCGCGGCATGCGGGTCGCGTCGTCACGCACAAGATGCTCCTGACCTCGGTCTGGGGACCGGCGCATGGCGACGACCTGCATTATCTGCGCGTCTTCATCGGGCAATTGCGACAGAAGATCGAGCGCAACCCGACCGAGCCTGCCATTGTCCGAACGGAACCGGGGGTCGGCTATCGCCTGATCAGCGACCAGTAG
- a CDS encoding substrate-binding domain-containing protein, with the protein MSRVFVSAQEVAERAGVSRSAVSRTFTPGASVSAETRRKVLEAAEALGYHVNQLARGLMRNESGIVCLIVSEMGTPYRSALIRAITQQLQLSGKIAMLINTDRSDGSVDLALRQAIRYRADASIILSGLPDKRITQLCLKSGQRLVLINRDDDQAGPLRINLNDAEAAQRIVTAFVRAGCRRLGFANSQAGTPSLVAREIGFVAAARSMGMEVTVARFGHTGYESGRVLAQRLLTLPERPDGVFCATDLIACGFMDAARQQFAVGIPEQLCVAGFDDIEQASWTSYDLTTFAQPVEEIARQAVGWLSQAEEGEERIQLRAELIWRSSIRAG; encoded by the coding sequence ATGAGCAGGGTCTTCGTTAGCGCACAGGAGGTCGCCGAGCGTGCGGGCGTGTCCCGCTCAGCGGTGTCGCGAACCTTCACGCCAGGCGCCAGCGTTTCGGCGGAGACGCGGCGCAAGGTGCTCGAGGCTGCAGAAGCGCTCGGCTATCACGTCAACCAGTTGGCGCGCGGCCTGATGCGCAATGAGAGCGGCATTGTGTGCCTCATCGTCTCGGAAATGGGCACGCCCTACCGCTCTGCCCTGATCCGGGCAATCACTCAGCAACTCCAGCTGTCCGGCAAGATCGCCATGCTGATCAATACGGATCGCTCAGACGGAAGCGTGGATCTGGCCCTGCGCCAGGCGATCCGCTACCGGGCCGATGCGTCCATCATTCTGTCCGGCCTGCCCGACAAACGGATCACCCAGCTCTGCCTCAAGAGTGGGCAAAGGCTCGTCCTCATCAATCGGGACGACGATCAGGCCGGCCCTCTGCGGATCAACCTCAATGATGCCGAAGCCGCCCAGCGGATCGTCACGGCCTTTGTCCGCGCCGGCTGCCGAAGGCTTGGCTTCGCCAATTCACAGGCCGGTACGCCGAGCCTTGTGGCGCGGGAAATCGGCTTCGTCGCCGCCGCGCGCAGCATGGGGATGGAAGTGACCGTCGCACGATTTGGCCATACGGGCTATGAATCCGGCCGCGTGCTCGCGCAAAGGCTGCTGACGCTGCCGGAGCGACCGGACGGCGTCTTCTGCGCCACTGATTTGATCGCCTGCGGCTTCATGGATGCCGCCCGCCAGCAGTTCGCCGTCGGCATTCCCGAGCAGCTTTGCGTGGCCGGGTTCGACGATATCGAACAGGCCTCCTGGACCTCCTATGATCTGACGACCTTCGCCCAGCCTGTGGAGGAGATTGCCCGACAGGCGGTTGGCTGGCTATCGCAGGCGGAGGAAGGCGAGGAGCGCATCCAGCTTCGGGCCGAACTGATCTGGCGCTCGTCCATCCGAGCCGGCTGA
- a CDS encoding ABC transporter substrate-binding protein — protein MNTSKWMIGGLAVGMSLVAYTAKAAGDLNLICSADVVICEQMKNGFEKEHDIKVNMVRLSSGETYAKIRAEARNPKTDLWWAGTGDPHLQAASENLTQEYKSPMLAELNDWAVRQAESSQYRTVGVYAGALGWGYNNDLFKQKKLKEPKCWADLLDASLKGEIQIANPNSSGTAYTALATLVQIMGEDKAFDYLKQLNGNISQYTKSGSAPVKAAARGETALGIVFMHDAVAQKAEGFPVTVGAPCEGTGYEIGSMSIVKGAKNLENAKIWYDWALKAEVQSRMKDAKSFQLPSNKNAEIPKESPRFEDIKMIDYDFKTYGDPDKRKALLERWDREVGAVAN, from the coding sequence ATGAACACGTCGAAATGGATGATTGGCGGGCTTGCCGTCGGCATGTCGCTCGTCGCCTATACGGCCAAGGCCGCAGGCGACCTCAACCTGATCTGCTCGGCAGATGTCGTCATCTGCGAGCAGATGAAGAACGGCTTCGAAAAGGAGCACGACATCAAGGTCAACATGGTGCGTCTGTCCTCTGGCGAGACCTATGCCAAGATCCGCGCCGAGGCCCGCAATCCGAAGACGGATCTCTGGTGGGCCGGCACCGGCGATCCGCATCTCCAGGCCGCATCGGAAAACCTGACGCAGGAATACAAATCGCCGATGCTGGCGGAGCTCAACGACTGGGCTGTCCGCCAGGCGGAGAGCTCGCAATACCGCACCGTCGGGGTGTATGCCGGTGCACTCGGCTGGGGCTACAATAACGATCTCTTCAAGCAGAAGAAGCTGAAGGAGCCGAAATGCTGGGCCGATCTTCTGGATGCCTCGCTGAAGGGCGAGATCCAGATTGCCAATCCCAATTCCTCCGGCACGGCCTATACCGCGCTTGCGACGCTGGTGCAGATCATGGGGGAAGATAAGGCTTTCGACTATCTGAAGCAGCTCAACGGCAATATTTCGCAATATACGAAATCCGGTTCGGCTCCGGTGAAGGCGGCAGCGCGCGGCGAGACGGCGCTGGGCATCGTCTTCATGCATGATGCGGTTGCCCAGAAGGCGGAAGGCTTTCCCGTCACGGTCGGCGCTCCCTGCGAAGGAACGGGCTATGAGATCGGCTCCATGTCGATCGTGAAAGGTGCCAAGAACCTGGAGAATGCCAAGATCTGGTATGACTGGGCGCTGAAGGCCGAGGTCCAGTCGCGCATGAAGGATGCGAAATCCTTCCAGCTGCCCTCCAACAAGAATGCGGAAATTCCCAAGGAATCGCCGCGCTTCGAGGACATCAAGATGATCGACTACGACTTCAAGACCTATGGCGACCCGGACAAGCGCAAGGCGCTTCTGGAGCGGTGGGATCGAGAAGTGGGTGCTGTCGCCAACTGA
- a CDS encoding iron ABC transporter permease, producing MDNSRRRLSIVLALGLAGFLILPWYRIEGGFFSFGWLSGFPFEASSAPAILQIFAEGRIWLAVIGLLMLAAIGVRQMEDAHARGGWLRSIGVAGLAFLVLQGLAIGFSGWTWSISETIFGALSDGQPSMGAGAVVSGFTFVLLFAFGLADRGVMRGDAFVVASISLLVFLVAIFVFYPIGSMFVGAFQDFDGSFRADGFLRNIVDPSIWSLDCVIGGPRCGVAWRTLFLAIMTATGSTLMGLAFALVATRTRFRFKKSLRLLTVLPIITPPFVVGLALILLFGRSGVVTQTLADLFGVEPGRWLYGLTGIWIAQVLSFTPISFLVLIGVVEGVSPSMEEASQTLRADRWRTFWHVSLPLMKPGLANAFLIGFIESMADFGNPMVLGGSHGVLSTDIFFAVVGSQNDPSRAAVLAMILLVFTLSAFLAQRLWLSGKNFATVTGKGDSGQHAALPRSVSVAVHALVIPWMILTVVVYCMILFGGFVKTWGLDHSFTVEHYFKAFSIRFGESGIAWTGVAWNSFWTTMEIALISAPLTAAVGLLTAYLIVRQRFAGRELFEFALMMSFAIPGTVIGISYIMAFNLPPLEMTGTAVILVACFVFRNMPVGVRGGVAAMSQLDKSLDEASLTLRADSFRTIRKVILPLLRPAITAALVYSFVRAITSISAVIFLVSAQYNMATSYIVGLVENGEYGVAIAYSSTLIVVMVVIILGFQLLVGERRLRRENRVAMAGARPVASPLAKEKTA from the coding sequence ATGGACAACAGCAGACGACGGCTGTCGATCGTGCTTGCGCTCGGCCTGGCTGGCTTTCTCATTCTGCCATGGTATCGCATCGAAGGGGGTTTCTTTTCCTTCGGCTGGCTATCGGGCTTTCCCTTCGAAGCGTCGAGCGCGCCGGCGATCCTGCAGATTTTCGCCGAAGGCAGGATCTGGCTTGCGGTGATCGGCTTGCTGATGCTGGCCGCGATCGGCGTACGGCAGATGGAGGATGCCCATGCCCGCGGCGGCTGGCTGCGCAGCATCGGCGTGGCGGGCCTTGCCTTTCTTGTCCTGCAGGGTCTGGCGATCGGCTTTTCCGGTTGGACCTGGTCGATCAGCGAGACGATCTTCGGCGCCCTGTCGGACGGTCAGCCATCCATGGGGGCGGGTGCGGTCGTCAGCGGCTTCACCTTCGTCCTCCTCTTCGCTTTCGGTCTGGCCGATCGCGGCGTCATGCGCGGCGATGCCTTCGTCGTCGCCTCGATCTCTCTGCTGGTGTTCCTCGTCGCCATTTTCGTTTTCTATCCGATCGGCAGCATGTTCGTCGGGGCATTTCAGGATTTCGACGGCTCGTTCCGCGCCGACGGCTTCCTGCGCAATATCGTCGATCCTTCGATCTGGAGCCTCGATTGCGTCATTGGCGGCCCGCGTTGCGGGGTCGCATGGCGCACTCTGTTCCTCGCCATCATGACGGCAACGGGCTCAACCCTCATGGGCCTTGCCTTTGCCCTCGTTGCCACGCGCACGCGGTTTCGCTTCAAGAAGAGCTTGCGGCTGCTGACGGTGCTGCCGATCATCACGCCGCCCTTTGTCGTGGGCCTGGCGCTGATCCTGCTGTTCGGCCGCTCGGGTGTCGTCACCCAGACACTGGCTGATCTCTTCGGTGTCGAGCCCGGGCGCTGGCTCTATGGTCTGACCGGGATCTGGATCGCGCAGGTGCTGTCCTTCACGCCGATCTCCTTCCTCGTGCTGATCGGTGTGGTGGAAGGGGTGAGCCCCTCCATGGAGGAGGCCTCGCAGACCCTGCGCGCCGACCGCTGGCGGACCTTCTGGCATGTTTCGCTGCCCTTGATGAAGCCGGGTCTCGCCAATGCCTTTCTGATCGGTTTCATCGAGAGCATGGCGGATTTCGGCAATCCCATGGTCCTCGGCGGCAGTCATGGCGTGCTGTCAACAGACATATTCTTTGCTGTGGTGGGCTCGCAGAACGATCCGAGCCGTGCGGCCGTCCTCGCCATGATCCTGCTGGTCTTCACGCTCTCGGCCTTCCTGGCGCAGAGGCTCTGGCTCTCGGGCAAGAATTTCGCGACCGTCACCGGCAAGGGCGATAGCGGCCAGCATGCGGCCCTGCCGCGTTCCGTTTCGGTGGCCGTGCACGCTCTGGTCATTCCTTGGATGATCCTCACCGTTGTCGTCTATTGCATGATCCTGTTCGGCGGCTTCGTCAAAACCTGGGGTCTCGACCATTCCTTCACCGTGGAGCACTATTTCAAGGCCTTCTCCATCCGGTTCGGCGAAAGCGGCATAGCCTGGACGGGGGTCGCCTGGAACTCCTTCTGGACGACGATGGAGATCGCGCTGATATCGGCTCCGCTGACCGCTGCCGTGGGCCTGCTGACGGCATATCTGATCGTGCGTCAGAGATTTGCGGGCCGCGAACTTTTCGAATTCGCCCTCATGATGAGCTTCGCCATTCCGGGAACGGTCATCGGCATCAGCTACATCATGGCCTTCAATCTTCCGCCGCTGGAGATGACCGGCACTGCCGTCATCCTCGTCGCCTGCTTCGTCTTCCGCAACATGCCGGTGGGCGTGCGCGGCGGCGTTGCAGCCATGAGCCAGCTCGACAAGAGCCTGGACGAGGCCTCTCTGACGCTGAGGGCAGACAGTTTCCGCACCATTCGCAAGGTCATCCTGCCTTTGCTTCGGCCGGCGATCACTGCGGCACTGGTCTATTCCTTCGTGCGGGCCATTACCTCGATCAGCGCCGTCATCTTCCTGGTCAGCGCCCAATATAACATGGCCACATCCTACATTGTCGGCCTGGTCGAAAACGGCGAATACGGGGTGGCGATCGCCTACTCCTCGACATTGATCGTCGTCATGGTCGTCATCATCCTCGGCTTCCAGCTTCTGGTGGGAGAACGGCGACTGAGACGGGAGAACCGCGTCGCAATGGCAGGAGCGCGACCGGTCGCGTCCCCGCTTGCCAAGGAGAAAACAGCATGA
- a CDS encoding ABC transporter ATP-binding protein, with protein sequence MKTIRAGSVVFQNVRKIFGSFTAIPDLSLTIEPGELVTLLGPSGCGKTTTLRMLAGLEHPTSGRILIGGKDVTMLPANERDVSMVFQSYALFPHMNALDNVAYGLQSSGMKKAEARERAEEGLALVGLAGFGQRLPAELSGGQQQRVAVARALALEPQVLLLDEPLSNLDARLRRRVRTEIRDLQQRLGFTAVYVTHDQDEALAVSDRVVIMKDGEIAQAGSPRTLYESPASAFIADFMGEANVIDCEIVSTQADMATIRIGGLEQQVLSRGSVPGPGRLAVRPNAIVLEPASEAALLGTILHSAYLGDHIEYEVETASGTFFVVDPAVDRSLATSTQVAIGFRDRGIALISP encoded by the coding sequence ATGAAGACCATAAGAGCCGGCTCGGTCGTCTTTCAGAATGTCCGCAAGATATTTGGCAGCTTCACAGCGATCCCCGATCTGTCGCTGACGATTGAACCGGGGGAACTGGTCACGCTGCTGGGCCCATCCGGCTGCGGCAAGACGACGACCCTGCGGATGCTGGCGGGCCTGGAGCATCCGACCAGCGGGCGCATCCTGATCGGCGGCAAGGATGTCACCATGCTGCCCGCCAACGAGCGCGACGTATCCATGGTCTTCCAGTCCTATGCGCTGTTTCCGCATATGAACGCCCTCGATAATGTCGCCTACGGGCTCCAGTCCTCGGGCATGAAGAAGGCCGAGGCGAGGGAAAGGGCGGAAGAGGGACTGGCTCTCGTGGGGCTTGCCGGTTTCGGGCAGCGGCTTCCTGCCGAACTGTCGGGCGGCCAGCAGCAGCGTGTGGCGGTGGCAAGGGCGCTCGCGCTCGAACCGCAGGTCCTGCTGCTCGATGAGCCTCTGTCGAATCTCGATGCGCGGCTGCGGCGGCGGGTGCGCACGGAAATCCGGGACCTGCAGCAAAGGCTGGGCTTCACCGCGGTCTATGTGACGCATGACCAGGATGAGGCGCTTGCCGTTTCCGACAGGGTGGTGATCATGAAGGATGGCGAGATCGCCCAGGCCGGATCCCCCCGCACTCTCTACGAGTCTCCGGCATCGGCCTTTATTGCCGATTTCATGGGCGAGGCGAATGTCATCGACTGCGAGATCGTCTCGACGCAGGCGGATATGGCCACTATTCGCATCGGCGGGCTGGAACAGCAGGTTCTCTCCAGAGGCTCCGTGCCCGGACCCGGTCGGCTTGCGGTCAGGCCGAACGCCATCGTTCTGGAGCCGGCCAGCGAGGCGGCCCTTCTCGGGACCATCCTGCATTCCGCCTATCTCGGCGACCATATCGAATACGAGGTCGAGACGGCGAGCGGCACTTTCTTCGTCGTCGATCCTGCAGTAGACCGCTCCCTGGCGACATCGACCCAGGTGGCGATCGGCTTCAGGGACCGAGGCATCGCCCTGATTTCCCCCTGA
- a CDS encoding inositol monophosphatase family protein yields the protein MPLTLHEMIDLRFGFAQTMAKEAAALALDYFNRRETLVIEQKRDPQDVVSIADREVETLIRKLVADRFPEDGFLGEEFGLQAGTSGSTWVVDPIDGTSPFVNGMPTWCVSIALIVDGQPVIGVIAAPCQDELYAAATGHGAFLNGKKLTLDGSRTIRNAVTGIGANHHVTPKAVATIVDNLLSAGGNFIRNGSGALMLAYVAAGRLVGYYEPYMHAWDCLAGYCLVQEAGGWYLDFPTDGDGLTRGAPVLAAAPGAREDLLRIAGL from the coding sequence ATGCCCCTTACCCTTCACGAGATGATCGACCTACGCTTCGGCTTTGCGCAGACCATGGCAAAGGAAGCCGCTGCACTCGCTCTCGATTACTTCAACCGCCGCGAGACGCTGGTGATAGAACAGAAGCGCGATCCGCAGGATGTCGTGTCGATTGCCGATCGTGAAGTCGAGACCCTGATCCGCAAGCTCGTTGCGGACCGCTTTCCCGAAGATGGCTTTCTCGGCGAGGAATTCGGTCTGCAGGCCGGCACTTCCGGCTCGACATGGGTGGTCGACCCGATCGACGGTACCAGTCCTTTCGTGAACGGCATGCCGACCTGGTGCGTCTCCATTGCCCTCATCGTGGACGGGCAGCCGGTCATCGGGGTCATTGCAGCGCCCTGCCAGGACGAGCTCTATGCGGCGGCCACCGGCCATGGCGCTTTCCTGAACGGAAAGAAGCTGACGCTTGACGGCAGCCGCACCATCCGCAATGCCGTAACAGGCATCGGCGCCAATCATCACGTGACACCGAAGGCCGTCGCGACCATCGTCGACAATCTGCTGTCGGCGGGCGGAAACTTCATTCGCAACGGGTCAGGCGCGCTGATGCTGGCCTATGTCGCCGCTGGCCGCCTGGTCGGATACTACGAACCCTATATGCATGCCTGGGATTGTCTGGCAGGCTATTGCCTCGTTCAGGAAGCCGGCGGCTGGTATCTCGATTTCCCCACGGATGGCGACGGGCTGACCCGCGGCGCGCCGGTCCTCGCCGCAGCGCCCGGCGCCAGGGAAGACCTTCTGCGGATCGCCGGTCTCTGA
- a CDS encoding Xaa-Pro peptidase family protein translates to MVTTAYWFDREEYLARLSRVQQALRDRQLDGLIAFLPETVTWVTGYFTRAYGTLQFAIIPAEGDPTLFCRDVEEYYLDSTCVFPDRVMWSDSDDRMKLAADAIASRLGRHARVGIELSAWPLSAGRYDYLKTALPGIEWQDESDLTPRMRLIKSPAEIAYQRRAAKAAEAGMQAAIDTAAAGVSEREMAAEVCAAMIRAGSDLPGPGVMSSGERAFHLHGGYSDRILEPGDIVQIETTPNVRHYHARFMRPIRIGPVHDDDHRVVESLIAIQDEALRAVKPGVSAGEADAIYRDGVLSAGLRETYTNKTFYSVGLLLQPNGGEPLEAARGCDWTFEPGQTFHTYVLARGFGMSETIAITQTGFERLTNFKRQLFVK, encoded by the coding sequence ATGGTGACGACAGCCTACTGGTTTGATCGCGAGGAATATCTCGCTCGCCTCTCCCGCGTTCAGCAAGCGCTGCGCGACAGACAGCTCGACGGCCTGATCGCCTTCCTGCCCGAGACCGTGACCTGGGTCACCGGCTACTTCACGCGCGCCTACGGCACATTGCAGTTCGCCATCATTCCGGCGGAGGGTGATCCGACGCTGTTCTGCCGCGACGTGGAGGAATATTACCTCGACAGCACCTGCGTCTTTCCCGACCGTGTCATGTGGAGCGACAGCGATGACCGGATGAAACTGGCCGCCGATGCGATCGCAAGCCGGCTCGGCCGGCATGCGCGCGTGGGTATCGAGCTTTCTGCCTGGCCGCTCTCGGCGGGCCGCTACGATTATCTGAAGACGGCGCTTCCTGGCATTGAATGGCAGGATGAAAGCGATCTGACGCCGCGCATGCGGCTGATCAAATCGCCGGCGGAAATCGCCTATCAGAGACGCGCGGCCAAGGCCGCGGAAGCGGGCATGCAGGCCGCCATCGATACGGCAGCCGCCGGCGTCTCGGAGCGCGAAATGGCCGCCGAAGTCTGCGCGGCCATGATCCGCGCCGGAAGCGACCTTCCGGGCCCGGGTGTCATGTCCTCTGGGGAGCGCGCCTTCCATCTGCACGGCGGCTACAGTGACAGGATCCTGGAGCCGGGCGATATCGTGCAGATCGAGACCACGCCGAATGTCCGGCATTATCACGCAAGGTTCATGCGGCCAATCCGCATCGGCCCGGTCCACGACGATGATCATCGGGTTGTCGAGTCGCTCATCGCCATTCAGGACGAGGCGCTGCGCGCGGTGAAGCCGGGCGTATCCGCCGGCGAGGCCGATGCCATTTATCGCGATGGCGTTCTATCCGCCGGCCTGCGCGAGACCTATACCAACAAGACCTTCTATTCTGTGGGCCTGCTGCTGCAGCCGAATGGCGGAGAACCTCTCGAAGCCGCCAGGGGATGCGACTGGACCTTCGAGCCGGGGCAGACTTTCCATACCTATGTCCTGGCCCGCGGCTTCGGCATGTCGGAAACCATTGCAATCACGCAAACGGGGTTCGAACGGCTGACGAATTTCAAGCGGCAGCTTTTCGTCAAATAG
- a CDS encoding type 1 glutamine amidotransferase, whose product MAGRLLYLGNGRKFQSVAKLDDRFETWGLNVDRYWAYDGQFPASLKGYDGIFLSGSPHGAYEDIPFILKEHELIQEAAELDIPMLGICFGSQILASALCGRDQVFRRTSCEIGYKHLPLTEAARSDQLARDLVDSVYMFVWHNDEVRAGHADMTILASSDDCPNQIWRYRDRPVWGIQGHPEVTKAQAIAWFEENRERMEADGADIDHLKAEAHEAGEAKTMLTRFAELVQNGDRKDMH is encoded by the coding sequence CCTTCTTTATCTTGGCAACGGGCGGAAGTTTCAGTCGGTTGCCAAACTGGATGACAGGTTCGAAACCTGGGGCCTCAATGTGGATCGTTACTGGGCCTATGACGGGCAGTTTCCCGCTTCGCTGAAAGGCTATGACGGCATATTCCTCTCCGGAAGTCCGCACGGCGCCTATGAGGATATCCCGTTCATCCTGAAGGAGCACGAGCTGATCCAGGAAGCGGCAGAGCTGGACATTCCTATGCTCGGCATCTGCTTCGGCAGCCAGATCCTCGCCTCCGCGCTCTGCGGCCGCGACCAGGTCTTCCGGCGGACCAGCTGCGAAATCGGTTACAAGCATCTGCCGCTCACCGAGGCTGCGCGTAGCGACCAGCTGGCACGCGATCTGGTGGACAGCGTCTATATGTTTGTCTGGCACAATGACGAAGTCCGGGCCGGACATGCCGACATGACGATATTGGCCTCTTCGGATGATTGCCCGAACCAGATCTGGCGATATCGAGACCGTCCTGTCTGGGGCATCCAGGGTCACCCGGAAGTCACCAAGGCACAGGCCATTGCTTGGTTCGAGGAAAACCGCGAGCGCATGGAGGCCGACGGCGCCGATATCGATCACCTGAAGGCTGAGGCGCATGAAGCCGGCGAGGCAAAGACCATGCTGACACGCTTTGCCGAACTTGTTCAGAACGGCGATCGCAAGGACATGCACTGA